AGGCTCCTCTGTTAACCCAGACTCGACTTACCACCCAAAGTGCTCTGCACAGAGCTCCTCACTATAACAGTTGCTGCCGCCGGAAGTACAGGTCTGTGGGGTGGGAAAGCCCACCCAGAGgtagagagggacagaggagataGATGCCTCTAAAATCATGGTATTGCAAATTGTATTCTTAGGAATACTAGTATTCCAGAGATGTTATCTGgtatttcagaaaaaagagaattttgccttcttttttttttttttttttttagtttcggAAATGGCACTTTGTAATTTTACTTGAAGaatagtaatattaatatatttgaaggGCTCTACAAAgtcttgagatttaaaaaaaaacctcaaaaattttaacctagctttttaaaaattcatttgattccaaaattcttttttatgcaGGACACTTATTAATGTCTTGAAGAACACAGTTTAGGAAGCACTGCTGTAAGGGGTTGGGAGTTATAGGAAAACTGGCCCTTTTCCTCTATCACTTTTATAGATGTTGATTCTTCTCTACCCAGACCAGAAACCCCTCGTCCCTCTGTCTCCCATTCCCCTTTGCCACCCCCAGAGGTTGAGTCTGAGCGTGGGAAGATCACTAGGGAACCCATGCCTGGGGCTAGCCCACAGGCCAAAGAGTCAGCAACTGTCTCATCCCCTGCACCCATGAGCCCCACGAGAAGACGAGCCCTGGATCATTACCTCACCCTTCGAAGGTGAGTATGCAGAATCACTTTCTTCAAGTTTTCCgttttctctctgactctccttACTTAAGtccttctcagttttttttttttaaatccccattAACTTCTTAAACCTCTTTTCCTGATCTATtctattttctctgatatttttagCTCTGGATGGATCCCAGATGGACAAGGTCGATGGGTAAAAGATGAGAATGTTGAGTTTGACTCTGATGAAGAGGAACCCCCCGATCTCCCCTTAGACTGACGCCCTCTTTCCCCCTTCAGTTGACAAATAAATTTCCTCAGGCTCTGGGAGCCTAACTTCCCTCGAGTCTGCTTCCTTGTCCCATTTCAGGATTTTAttggtgggttttttaaaagtaggctgcacacccaatgtggagtccaaggtggggcttgaactcatgaccccgagatcaagacctgagctgagatcaagagtcagatgcttaagtgactgagccacccaggtgccccccatttcaGGATTTCAAATCTGCATTCTCAGCCTGGCTAACTCTTCCCTGCAATGTACACGGCTCCCCATActtccaacccctcccccaccttccaccAAAGTCATGCCAAGCGTCAGCTGCACGCAGCCCGATGCCCTATTAATAAGTCTGTCAGAAGGAGGTCTTTGCCCTTCATGTTGTCTGccttcttccccacctccactcaAAGTCCTTTCCTCCTTCAGATCACATGAGGGTTGTGGGTAGGCACCAGGGGACCTGGCCACATCTGGAAAGAGGGCTGGGGTAGGTACCCTATGAGCGCAGAAGGGACTAACTGGCATTGGCAGGGCCATGGGGAACACCAAGGGAGGGAGCTCCCCCACCTCCGCCTAGTAACTTGAACCTCCCTGCCTGCTGATCCCCAGAGTATAAATAATCCCCTGATGAACTGGCAGTAACCCTTGGGGGTTAGCGCCAAGATTCCCACCCCAAAGCCcaaggaaggaggcaggcagagtgGACAGAAGGGCCTTTATTTACAGGAAGGGGGAGAGATGAGGATTTAGGCATTCATGGCTCCCAGCTCTAGTTGGTAAAGGAAAAGGTAGTGTTATCTCTTTTTTTGCTGGCGACCTGTAACAGGAAAGAGTAAACACAAGTCTTTGTTCCATCTCTTGCTTCCTGCAAGAGTGCTCTTCCACTTTCCAGTTCCTTGGCCAGACTCATAAATAGGTAATGTCTTAGGCCAGCAAGCATGCACACCCCACATTAACAAAGCCAAATAAGGAATGACATGGCAAGTAAAAATGCCATGCCCACAAACAGGTATGTCTAGATTCTTTTCCACCTTTCTACAGGTATAAATTTGGGGCAGGGGACTTTTCTATCTACTTTCTGGTCACTTACGGACTTCTCACGTGACTGTTGTTTTGGCAGCACCCCAGGGTGTTAGTCACTAAGTCAGCTTTCAGGAGGACCCACTACCTCCTTGCCCTTTCCCCCACACAACATGTCTGCATTTACTCACGTAGTTCATTGTTCCGGGTCATGGCCTGGGCTGCCCGAGCTCGTGGCCCCTGCTGTGTAAAGTGGTAGCCAAAGCGAACAATGGAGGGACATTGTTCAAGCACGGTGGCCATCTCCATTTCCACTGCATCACCAGGCCACTggcgctgggggagggagagaggagacctGTCAGCCACCCACTCTGTGTTGTTCATTGTCCCCCACCAACCATTTGGGGGGACAGAGAAGGTTGTTTCGTCACAGTGAGTGATGAGAGGTACTGACTTGGCTCCCTTCATAGAGACAATGAAGAGGAGAATTCAGATAAGATCAGATGAGATCCTGACCCAGTGGCTGCCCCACGGAAGAGACTCAGTGAAAATAGCTGAATGCAAAGACCAGGGGAAGGGAATGCTGACCTGGTTGTCTACACGGAGCTCAGTGAGTGTGGCATTTTCCCGAACTGCCTTCAGCACAGCCATGAGCCCTGTGCTGCTGATGAAGTTGGATTCAATGTTCAGGCTCTGTAGGCTACGGTTCTCACGCAACATGTCTGCCACCGCCTGGGTAGTAGGGACTTGGGTTAGGATTAGGGGATAGTTTCACAGATGACtgaggagaggaagaacaggagcaagagagaacacagctCTTTGAGAAGGGTCCTTCAGCTGTAGGTGGGGCTAGAGGGAGACGGAAGAGAGCGCAGGTAGTAGGCAAAACACAGAGGTTAAGCTTGCGGTGGAGTTGGTGGGCTGAAGAGAGGGCTGTGGCTCTCTGAGAAGGTGATCTGAGGATTTCAGAGCAATGAGCCATAGGACTGAGGGTAGAGTCTCCATCAGGCTACCCTAAGAGAACACGATGGGAGTAGcgcccccagcacagcccctcATGACAGCACTGGCAGGGGTACATGTCAAGGTATGGGGAGAGGGCTAGGGAATTTCAAGGTGCCTTACATTGGCAATGGGGTCACCACTCCTTGTGGCCACCAGACTGAAGCTCCGGACGTACGTATTTGTCTTCATTGCCTCACATAACTCAGTTAGCATGGGTATCGGGATGTCCTGTCAGAGGGGAAGAGATGGCAGGCTAAGGGACTCACATATCTGGGATTCACATGGTTAAATGGGAATTTATTATTTGAAGATTGGGGGGGTCGGATACCTGTATGTTATTGAGGTtcacctcctccagctccttGTCATTGTTTCGAACACTCTTTAGGATCTCCTCGATGTTCGTAGGATTTGGGGGCTCATCTGGCACTGGCTTATACTTGTCAGGCTGCACCACACCTGGTGGGTGAGGGCCACAAGGAAACCCCAACATGTCCCCCACAATCTCCTCCCCATTTGTTCTCTTATTATTCATGTACCACATTCTCTCCATGACCCCCGTTTCACCCTTTGCTACCTCTCCTCAGACCTTGGGACTGCCTGCCGAGGCCCTGGGTGCCATGCCCCCAGACACACTCACTGCTGATGCCTTCCGTGTTGCAGATCTCTCCACTGCAGATGGCATCATAGTATTGCTTGTTGCTCATCAGCGTGTACATGCCCAGAATGGCTGGAGAGAGCAAGTACAGGGGGATAGGGGTCGGTTACCAGTCCCCCTCCGTCCTCATTCTGAATCGGTGGTAGTTTTAAAGCCTGACCTCTTCCACTCTTCCAACGAGGTTCCCACTCTCCCTAGGTCCCGAGTTCCCTTCCATGAACTGCTTAAGGTGGTGGTTTGTAAAACTTTGAGACAGGGCTAAGGAAAGGTCCCTAAGGAACCCctagagggtgagggagggaaaaaCGACAGTGTTTcacattcagagaaaaaaaaaaaaaaggaaaaaagggtgaGGGAGTCTGTCAGACTTCCTCCTGTTTTCAGCCAGGATAGTTCcacttttttctgctttaaaatccCTGTAAAATTGCCTTTGAGATGTGaacttattaaattaaaaaacgaatgagtgaatatataaacaaacaaaaaattaaaaaccacgaCCTGAGGCTTTCTCTAACATCCATGTCCTTCCTCACTAGTCCCATGCCCTGGGTCGGAACCCCTGCCCCTGGTGTCCCAACCCCTGCCCCTGGTGTCCCTACCCTCAACTTGCCACGGCTGCCCACCTGCAATATCACACATTTCCGCGTCCGTGGCATTGGCCAGTGCCTCTTCCAGTTCGGGCTCCAGAGTGATCTGCTCCTGTACAGGAATCTCTCTCTTGGGCTGAATATAGGGTTTCCCTGATGGGGAGATGAAGGATGGTTCAGGTAGAGGTCATGTCTCCTAAGATCCCGGTCTccagcttcctttccttctccaggaGGTGGAGGTCTGGGTCATTAGGGGCCACTGGAAAGCCTGAGTTGTCTACCAGCTCAGAACTCTGGGTCCCCTGACCTCTTCTAAAAGTTGAAGAGTGAATGATGGCATGTAGGTGTCAGGGTGGCTGAGTCCCTGGGCAGCTAGGAGCTGGAAGGTGAGAGGGAAGCTGGAGGGGGTACACTTGAGAAACAACCATTTGGGTTTTGGTAGGCATGGTTGTTAGGGTTTCCATACCCTTCTTCTCGCCTGTGAAGGGCACCAAGTCATCACGCTCTTTGACCTCTAGTGCCTGCTGCTCCAGGTACTGCAAAAGGGCATCCCGGTCCAGCGGCCCCGTTGGACTCTTCTTTGTCTGGTCACGTTGTCTTAGTCCAGCTGGCAGGAGCATGTTCTTAGGGATGAGTTTTGGGGAGCAAGTCAGACCGTTTCTCTGATCTGGGGCACCTCCAGGGGTCCCTAAAACATCTACGGACACCTTTTCCCTGACCCCCTTGGGACTCCAAGCCCTGTAGGCAGCCCTGGTCTTAGCCGCCCAGGGCCCCTCACCCTTCCCAGATGCCTGGAGACTGCTCCTGGTTCCCTGTGCTGGGGCCCCTACCTCGGGGTCCATCTCCTGTAGCTCGCAGTCCAGCTGCTCTAGCTCCTCGGGGCTCAAGGTCCTTAGGATCTCATCTTCATCTATGTCTCTGTATTTCTCCAGTTCCTTCTGATACGATGACATGatggcccccaccccctccccactgtgtggcACTCACGGAGCCTGGGGGACATGGGGAAAGTGATTGGATAATGGAAAGATGTACACAGACACAACAGGACACAGACCAGCCAGGGGGCAGAACGGTGAACTAGATGCCTTGGAGGTTAGAGATCTAGTTGGGCATGGAAAGATGGGGGGAGGTTAGGTTGCTTGGTTAGAATCAgagcttccttcttcctgcttccccagCTTCAACCACTCTGGATGGGGATCCCAGGCATCCAAGCTGGATTTGTCTGCCCATTGTCTGACAGAGAAATCCTGGCAGCACCCTCCCCTATAACCTCGCCTGTTGGTGCCTCTTGCCCAAGCACAGCTGCCAGGGCCCCTGCCAACACAGCTGGCCCCATGCCCAGTTCCTATTGAAAGGAAGGGGGGCATACAGAAAGCTTCAGGCaaatttctcctctctttcccatAATCCAGGCTTTTTCCTAAACTGGTTTAAGAAAGTAAAGGGGGTTGAGGGGAAATGAGACTGTCCTCTTACCCTACcctcatttcctcttttattgTGGGGGaatcaagatttcattttctgtttgctaAAACTCTAAATCCCAAGGGAAAGCAAGGGCTCAGAGGAGCTGGGGGACTTCCAGGTTGGGGGAAGGGTGGTATGGTTTCAGGAGAAGGGACTGAGTCCCCATAATTTGTCCCTGGCTTTGGACGGGAAGGTGACAGCAGACCAGTGGTTGGGAAGTGCCTTCTAAATGCGATAAAGTTTCTCTAAAAACAGTGGGAAGATTAAACTTGCACAGTCTTTTACATTATGGGAAATACACACAAGCTACATATACACACCATGCCAAATATGAAAGATCCAGAAAGTGTGTGAGATACTTGCATTGACAATGTAAACTACGGTTAAGAGATAGGACGGACGGTGGCAGAAACATATGCCGAGGGACAGAGACACACTTCGTATCATTCCCAATAGGAGccacccctctcctcccatctcccaccAGGCTCTGATCCATAAgccccctgccttccccacctaCCAGTCCTGGTGGCCACCTCCCTTCTCACCTCCCCTTCTGTCGGTTGGTCTGTCAGTGCTACTGGAGTACTGTCCCAGCAGCAGGAGCCCGGTGCCGGGGAAGAGGGTAGGGGAACAGTGAGctcagcattttattattttagctctGGCCAGGTGGGGGGTAGTGGGAGATCACATATACACAGCCCCCATACCCTGCCCGGCCCTGAGAGCCTCTAGTGGCCACTAACAGCCATGgcacttccttcccttctgcgTAGAAGCCTGAGTCCTAGAAACTGTTCTAGGAGAATCACATAGTTCCTACTCATTTGGTGCCTTGCTATATTCAAAGTGAATATAAGGTGATATAAAGGTAAGTATAAGAATTTTGTTTGGATGTCTAATTTAAAGGTGTTTATAATCCAGCTGGAAGAACGAATACTTAGAATTTAAAATGGGAAGCTCTCAATAAACGCtattaaacaaaatgaagaccCATATATACTCAGACATTCACAAAGACTTCTTGCTCCCAAATCTAGATCAGACACCAGACCAAGGGATCTTCCTcttttattagattaaaaaacacaaaaccagtaggaactggggggggggggaagaaatatAGAAAAGGGCTGGGCAAAGCTCAGAGTTGACAAAGAAggcagggaaagaaggggaaacGTGAAAAGCCCCAAGTCAGAGCAGGGAAGAGGTTTCCAAGGACGAAACAACTCCTTCTTATTTGATGACAATTTTCTGGCGCAAGGCTCGGGGCCCAGAACCAGGGAGGGGCTCAGGAGGTGGCGGGCCAGGGCCCAGTGCAGAGGCAGTGGGCGGCAGTCCGTGGGCAGTGATGTACTTCTTGTAGGCCTCACGGATGATCTTGAAGGCTCGAGCAGTGGCATAGGGGATGTCTGTGACAGGGTCCCGGTACAGAGCTGGCCGATGGGTCACAGGGCAGACCTCCCGAACAGGGACCTTTGGGGGCCGCCCTTGGGGAAACCATTCCTCAAATGTTGCATCATCACTAAAAGTGATGAAGGTACGGGAGCAGCTAGCTGGAGGGACAACAGGCCCAGTGCCAGGACGGGGAGTCAGTGCAGAAGCAGCGGGAGCAGGATCCAGTCTAAGGGGAgagacaaaaaacagaaaaacctctgaggagagaaaacaatagacacacagatcagacaggcaaggaaagagaggaagcagacaGAGATGGGAACCTTCTGAGAGAATCTAAGTGACACATGAGGAAGAGCAAGCCGGGCTGGATGGAAAAactggagagagaggggagaggctaaaagaaagaaacacagagccGAGGGAAGAGGACGCTGAAGGACACCTGCGTGTTAGAGCTGTGTGAGGAGAgctgaggagggcagggagaaggctctctccccttcttccctatGACACACTCACCCTTCCACATCCACATTCTCTTCTTTAGGGCCTGGCTCCCCAACAAGCGGCACCGTCACGGAGTGATAGGTGATTATGGGCCCAGGGCACTTCCGTTTCTTGTGCACCTGCTTCTTTTTATCAGCTTCCAGCCTCTCGTATGTCTCTTCAGGGTCAAAGGAAGGAATGAGGGGATGGTGAGTTCCCCCTGTGCCCACACCACTTCTGTCCCACAGTCTTTCGATGGCCTTCCCGGCTGTCTAGTCCCTGCCTAAGCCATTCACACAAATCCTCTGAAGCCCCCTAGCACCTGTACTTCTGACATTTTCTGCTTGCCCCCGACATCCTCCCTGCCCGCTTCTCCTGTCCACTTGGTTCCTCGTGCACTCAGACAGTGGACTTCAGATCTAGAAGGGACTGTTGGATAAGAAGCCTGCTGTTTCCCTCCACATTACTCTATGGCTGCCCTGTCTGCTTGCTCCCAGCAAGAGCAGCGTGCTGTGTCTTCACGCATTTTTAGTCGTTACAGAGTTCCTTCCTATTTTAAGCTGACATAGGATGTCTGATGACACTTTTACCTTTTTGGGCTGTAAAGGACACAGGTCTAATCTGTCTTCCCCATGACAGTCCTTTACACAGTTGAAATTAGTGTCTGTGTCTCTCTAGGCTGATCATAATGCCCATTTCATCGAGCCATTATGGTTTTGTGACACACTCTCAGAGGGGTGCGAGCTGAGCAGCCCACTTAAGTGTTCTGTGTGATCTGTTTTGTattgcattgtattttttttactttttttaaagatttatttatttgggggaggggagagagtgcgtgagcacaagggaggatggagagagggagagaatccttaagcgtATTCCCTAatgagcttggagcccgataTGGAGTTCGATCccggaaccctgagatcatgacctgagctgaaatcaagagctgggtgcttaactgactgagccacccaggcgccctaaggaaattacatttaaatacagAGATTTCTGGTTCCtcttaaaataacaagaaaatccGGCAACTCTGCATGTGTATTGTCATGCGGCAACACTGAGCTGAGCGGAATGACTGCCTCTCCTTCTGAGCGCTCCTCTAATTCACCACCGTCCCCTGGCTGGACCTGTGACACTGCACTATGGCAGTTCATGGTTGGTACGCAGGTTTCCCCCTCAAGGGCAAGGACTGTGACTCATATCATCTACATATTATCAGGGCCATGCAGTGTTCTGCACATTACAGGCACTTAACAAGTATTCGTTAATGCTCAATAGGTCAAAATATTCCTGTCCCTTTCCTCTGAATGAACTCCAAATTTCCGTTTCCTAAACGTGTGTACTATCCTCTAGATAAAGTCAGACCAGAAAAGTGTGCTCTGGAAACCCCACCAATGATTTAACCTCTTTTGTACTTGGAATTCTGGTTGGTAAtattgctttctttcccttcaacCAACCTTCCAACCTTTCTCCTTTCAGACACTTCCCCGTACCTTCTGGAAATCCTGCTCCATAATCAGCCAATTCATCTATGTCCTCAAGTTCCTCACTCAGCACGCCTTCCACAACTAGTCTTCCTGAA
This window of the Ailuropoda melanoleuca isolate Jingjing chromosome 2, ASM200744v2, whole genome shotgun sequence genome carries:
- the TMOD4 gene encoding tropomodulin-4 isoform X2; amino-acid sequence: MLLPAGLRQRDQTKKSPTGPLDRDALLQYLEQQALEVKERDDLVPFTGEKKGKPYIQPKREIPVQEQITLEPELEEALANATDAEMCDIAAILGMYTLMSNKQYYDAICSGEICNTEGISSVVQPDKYKPVPDEPPNPTNIEEILKSVRNNDKELEEVNLNNIQDIPIPMLTELCEAMKTNTYVRSFSLVATRSGDPIANAVADMLRENRSLQSLNIESNFISSTGLMAVLKAVRENATLTELRVDNQRQWPGDAVEMEMATVLEQCPSIVRFGYHFTQQGPRARAAQAMTRNNELRRQQKKR
- the SCNM1 gene encoding sodium channel modifier 1, whose product is MSFKREGDDWSQLNVLKKRRVGDLLASYIPEDEALMLRDGRFACAICPHRPVLDTLAMLTAHRAGKKHLSSLQLFYGKKQPGKGMEQNPRQQNELRRSEAKAEAPLLTQTRLTTQSALHRAPHYNSCCRRKYRPETPRPSVSHSPLPPPEVESERGKITREPMPGASPQAKESATVSSPAPMSPTRRRALDHYLTLRSSGWIPDGQGRWVKDENVEFDSDEEEPPDLPLD
- the TMOD4 gene encoding tropomodulin-4 isoform X1, yielding MSSYQKELEKYRDIDEDEILRTLSPEELEQLDCELQEMDPENMLLPAGLRQRDQTKKSPTGPLDRDALLQYLEQQALEVKERDDLVPFTGEKKGKPYIQPKREIPVQEQITLEPELEEALANATDAEMCDIAAILGMYTLMSNKQYYDAICSGEICNTEGISSVVQPDKYKPVPDEPPNPTNIEEILKSVRNNDKELEEVNLNNIQDIPIPMLTELCEAMKTNTYVRSFSLVATRSGDPIANAVADMLRENRSLQSLNIESNFISSTGLMAVLKAVRENATLTELRVDNQRQWPGDAVEMEMATVLEQCPSIVRFGYHFTQQGPRARAAQAMTRNNELRRQQKKR